The following nucleotide sequence is from Candidatus Thermoplasmatota archaeon.
CCCAGATACAGGATAAAGGCCGATGAAATAGCAAGAGTCTGGGGGAAAACTGGAAAGATCATATCTGCCGGTCTGAACATTTATGAAAAATCTGTACCTTCAATTGATGAGGATACCGCTACAATTTCTGTAGAGGCAGCCCGCCGTGCGGTTGCATCGTCCAGAATAGATCCAAAAGATATAGGGGCAGTATATGTTGGCTCTGAATCCCATCCATATGCCGTGAAGCCTACGGCGACCATTGTAGGGGAGGCAATAGGGGCTACACCAGATATGACGGCAGCCGATTATGAATTTGCATGTAAGGCAGGAACAGCAGCCATTCAGACATGTCTGGCCCTAGTAAAGGCAGGTATGATAAAATATGGGACGGCAGTTGGTGCCGATGTCTCACAGGCTGCACCAGGAGATGCGTTGGAGTATGCTGCATCTGCCGGAGGCGCCGCATATATAATTGGAAAGGATAACTTAATTGCAGAGATAAATGAAAACGTGTCATATACGACCGACACCCCTGATTTCTGGAGAAGGGAGGGGGAACCATACCCTGGTCATGGGGAACGATTTACAGGAGAACCGGCATATTTTCGCCATGTTATTGCCTGTACAAAAAAGTTGATGGACAAAGTGGGGACGAATCCATCAGATTATGATTATGCCATTTTTCATCAGCCAAATGGAAAGTTTCCCAGGAGGGCAGCAAAGAAACTGGGATTTTTAGAGGAACAGATTGAGGAGGGGCTTCTTTGTCCAATTATAGGCAATACTTACTCCGGGTCGACACCACTGGGCCTTTCTGCAGTACTTGATGTAGCAAAACCCGGAGATAGGATACTGGCAACATCATATGGTTCAGGTGCAGGTTCCGATTCCTTTGATATAACTGTTACCGAAAAAATAAAAAATTATCCGAGAAATAAGATCAGAGAAATGATAGATAATAAGGTATATGTTGATTATGCCATATATATGAGATATAGGGGTGAATTTAGATGAGAGAAGTTGCAATAATTGGTAGCGGAGTAACAAATTTTGGCGAACTATGGGAAAAATCATTCAGTGATTTGGTGGCTGAAGCAGGCATAGCTGCTATAACAGATGCAGGAATAGATGGTGCGGATATAGACGCAATGTATACCGGGGCAATGTCTGCCGGAAGATTCGTGGGACAGGAGCACTTGGGTTCTCTTGCAGCAGAAGTTTCCGGACTTAGCGAACTTCACATTCCATCAACAAGGGTTGAGGGTGCATGTGCTTCTGGTAGCATGGCTCTCCATTCGGGATATCTTGCTGTTGCATCTGGGGTATATGACATAGTTGTTGTCGGTGGAGTAGAGAAAATGACAGATGTTGCAGGAAAAGAAGCAACAAGTATACTTGCATCAGCTGCAGATAGGGAGTGGGAAGCTTTCTTTGGCGTCACCTTCCCGGGACTTTATGCATTAATGGCTCGTTACCACATGAATAAATATGGGACGACATCGGAACAGCTGGCAAAAGTTGCTGTAAAGAATCATTACAATGGCTCCCTTAACCCCAAAGCTCAGTACAAAAGGAGGATAACTGTAGAAGATGTGCTAAATTCCACGATGGTTGCCGACCCACTGCACCTTCTTGATTGCAGTCCAATAACTGATGGAGCAGCAACTCTTGTTCTTGCCCCCCTCGAGGAGGCAAAGGAATATACAAATGAGCCGGTAAAGATTCTGGCATCTGCACAGGCATCGGACAGCATTTCCCTTCACGGAAGAAGCC
It contains:
- a CDS encoding thiolase domain-containing protein, translating into MREVAIIGSGVTNFGELWEKSFSDLVAEAGIAAITDAGIDGADIDAMYTGAMSAGRFVGQEHLGSLAAEVSGLSELHIPSTRVEGACASGSMALHSGYLAVASGVYDIVVVGGVEKMTDVAGKEATSILASAADREWEAFFGVTFPGLYALMARYHMNKYGTTSEQLAKVAVKNHYNGSLNPKAQYKRRITVEDVLNSTMVADPLHLLDCSPITDGAATLVLAPLEEAKEYTNEPVKILASAQASDSISLHGRSRLDALPAAIEAGSKAYKQAGLKPSDIDFAEVHDCFTIAEIMAIEDLGFVKRGKGGKTMDEGLTNLDGEIPINTSGGLKSKGHPVGATGIAQIHELILQLRGKAGKRQIEKADIGLAHNVGGSGGTAVVHILEAI
- a CDS encoding hydroxymethylglutaryl-CoA synthase yields the protein MEKSGIVGYGAYVPRYRIKADEIARVWGKTGKIISAGLNIYEKSVPSIDEDTATISVEAARRAVASSRIDPKDIGAVYVGSESHPYAVKPTATIVGEAIGATPDMTAADYEFACKAGTAAIQTCLALVKAGMIKYGTAVGADVSQAAPGDALEYAASAGGAAYIIGKDNLIAEINENVSYTTDTPDFWRREGEPYPGHGERFTGEPAYFRHVIACTKKLMDKVGTNPSDYDYAIFHQPNGKFPRRAAKKLGFLEEQIEEGLLCPIIGNTYSGSTPLGLSAVLDVAKPGDRILATSYGSGAGSDSFDITVTEKIKNYPRNKIREMIDNKVYVDYAIYMRYRGEFR